In one window of Synergistaceae bacterium DNA:
- a CDS encoding Rrf2 family transcriptional regulator produces MKLTTVTRYGLRALSDLSSWEGEGPVAVSDIARRQNIPSSYLEQLFAKLRRGHLIKSIRGAQGGYILARPPGEITVAEVIRALGESIAFGDCQTEAGCRNIASCSTYGLWQKLKSSVDSILENTTLEDIAKKGDKALPDQEDFF; encoded by the coding sequence GTGAAACTGACGACCGTGACTCGCTATGGCCTGCGGGCTTTATCCGACCTTTCCTCCTGGGAAGGCGAAGGGCCTGTGGCGGTCAGCGACATCGCGCGAAGGCAGAACATTCCGTCCAGTTATCTGGAACAGCTCTTTGCGAAACTGAGAAGGGGCCATCTGATCAAAAGTATACGAGGGGCGCAGGGAGGGTACATTCTGGCTCGGCCGCCGGGTGAAATCACCGTGGCGGAGGTTATCCGGGCCCTGGGTGAATCCATCGCCTTCGGCGACTGTCAGACGGAAGCGGGCTGCCGGAACATCGCCTCCTGTTCCACGTACGGGCTCTGGCAAAAACTGAAAAGCTCGGTGGACAGTATTCTCGAAAACACGACGCTGGAGGACATCGCCAAAAAGGGCGATAAGGCATTACCCGATCAGGAGGATTTTTTTTGA
- a CDS encoding amidohydrolase family protein has protein sequence MRMIDRWRYRNREALRRAAAGEIQADLAIVGGSLADVDTLTCYPAEIFVSEGVIVHVESDPAAFQGTKANAKVLYDAGGGIVAPGLMDSHVHVESSMLTPKHLGEAVVVHGTTSIFTDCHELVNVAGQAGFRYMLEDGKRSPIRQFMLIPSCVPSVPGLENAGARVEGGDVSEMAALDEELVVGLGEVMNYPGVMQGDPLMMEILQAARENGLYLQSHYYRLFGRALSAYLIHGLGGNHELRSEEEVVETLEKGGWVDLKGGSSMPVWAHDFFPDLLRGVRRFPSPAALRLTLCTDDRHAADIVNQGHMNVAVQRVIDEGFDPLLALSWGTRRVAEEYGIANLGRVAAGCLADLMIFGTLERIVPGAVFVGGELRAENGKFSEKAKQTFVPAPAQLMKSVKLKKMERKDLELRVSGPESKAGKVKVSVIDFREKITELTQRELPLSPEGVLELPKDGDFAYLMVFNRYGLTSRGAAVVENFGLTAGAAASTVSHDSHNLTVAFRNPDDAVKAINALIEMDGGLAVSIDGQVRTVALPVGGLISELSAPELAAALGHFEPFYRRAFGDKDASLLKVATASLIVSPKFKVSDLGIVDVLKQKRVPLFPDHPDL, from the coding sequence ATGCGCATGATTGATCGCTGGCGCTATCGGAATCGGGAGGCCCTTCGCCGGGCCGCGGCCGGGGAAATTCAGGCGGACCTGGCGATTGTCGGCGGCTCCCTCGCGGACGTGGACACCCTGACCTGCTATCCCGCGGAGATTTTCGTGTCGGAGGGCGTCATCGTCCACGTGGAAAGCGACCCCGCCGCCTTTCAGGGCACGAAAGCCAACGCGAAAGTCCTGTACGACGCCGGAGGGGGAATCGTGGCCCCCGGACTGATGGATTCTCACGTTCACGTGGAAAGCTCCATGCTGACCCCCAAACACCTGGGCGAGGCCGTGGTGGTTCATGGAACCACGAGTATCTTCACGGACTGTCACGAACTGGTGAACGTGGCCGGACAGGCCGGTTTCCGCTACATGCTGGAGGATGGCAAACGCTCCCCCATCCGCCAGTTTATGCTGATCCCCTCCTGCGTTCCCTCCGTGCCCGGGCTGGAAAACGCCGGCGCCCGGGTGGAGGGCGGGGACGTTTCGGAGATGGCCGCCCTGGACGAGGAACTGGTGGTGGGCCTGGGAGAGGTCATGAACTACCCCGGGGTCATGCAGGGCGACCCGCTGATGATGGAAATCCTGCAGGCCGCCCGAGAGAACGGCCTCTACCTGCAAAGTCACTATTACCGGCTTTTCGGACGCGCCCTCTCGGCCTACCTGATTCACGGACTGGGCGGAAACCATGAGCTGCGCTCGGAGGAGGAAGTGGTGGAAACCCTCGAAAAAGGGGGATGGGTGGACCTCAAGGGCGGCAGTTCCATGCCGGTGTGGGCCCATGATTTCTTTCCCGACCTGCTTCGGGGCGTCCGGCGTTTCCCCAGCCCGGCGGCCCTTCGGCTGACTCTGTGCACGGACGACCGCCACGCGGCCGACATCGTGAACCAGGGGCACATGAACGTGGCGGTGCAGCGGGTGATCGACGAGGGCTTCGACCCCCTCCTGGCCCTCTCCTGGGGAACCCGCCGTGTGGCCGAGGAGTACGGGATCGCCAACCTGGGCCGCGTCGCGGCGGGGTGTCTGGCGGACCTGATGATCTTCGGGACCCTCGAACGCATCGTTCCCGGCGCGGTTTTCGTGGGAGGCGAGCTGCGGGCGGAGAACGGAAAATTCTCCGAAAAGGCGAAGCAAACCTTCGTTCCGGCCCCGGCACAGCTCATGAAGAGCGTAAAACTGAAAAAAATGGAGAGGAAGGATCTGGAGCTCCGCGTTTCCGGTCCGGAATCGAAGGCCGGAAAAGTAAAGGTCAGCGTCATCGATTTCAGGGAAAAAATCACGGAGCTGACGCAAAGAGAACTTCCCCTGTCCCCGGAAGGCGTGCTGGAGCTTCCAAAAGACGGAGATTTCGCGTATCTGATGGTGTTCAACCGATACGGCCTGACGAGCAGAGGCGCGGCGGTCGTGGAGAATTTCGGATTGACCGCGGGGGCGGCGGCATCCACCGTTTCCCACGACTCTCACAATCTGACGGTGGCTTTCCGGAACCCGGACGACGCCGTAAAAGCCATAAACGCCCTGATCGAAATGGACGGAGGTCTTGCCGTCTCCATCGACGGACAGGTCAGGACGGTGGCCCTGCCCGTGGGCGGTCTGATTTCGGAGCTGTCCGCGCCGGAGCTCGCCGCCGCGCTGGGGCATTTCGAACCGTTCTACCGCCGGGCCTTCGGCGATAAAGACGCGTCGCTGCTGAAAGTCGCCACCGCTTCCCTGATTGTTTCGCCGAAATTCAAGGTTTCGGATTTGGGGATCGTGGACGTGCTAAAGCAGAAACGGGTCCCGCTCTTCCCGGACCATCCGGACCTGTGA
- the nifU gene encoding Fe-S cluster assembly scaffold protein NifU, whose product MALAYSEKVMEHFGNPRNVGEIENPDGIGEAGNPKCGDIMKIYLKVKGNVIEDVKFKTFGCASAIASSSMATELIKGKTIDEAWDLTNSAVAEALDGLPPVKMHCSVLAEEAIHRAINDYREKHGLDLVPMKNYDDEHEHAPCAV is encoded by the coding sequence ATGGCGCTGGCCTATAGCGAAAAAGTAATGGAACATTTTGGCAATCCACGCAACGTGGGGGAGATTGAGAATCCGGATGGAATTGGCGAGGCCGGAAACCCCAAGTGCGGGGATATTATGAAAATATATCTGAAGGTTAAGGGAAATGTCATCGAGGACGTAAAATTCAAGACATTCGGCTGTGCGTCGGCGATTGCGTCCTCCAGCATGGCGACGGAGCTGATCAAGGGAAAAACCATCGATGAAGCCTGGGATTTGACCAACTCGGCGGTGGCCGAGGCCCTGGACGGTCTGCCTCCCGTCAAGATGCACTGTTCCGTTCTGGCGGAAGAGGCCATTCATCGGGCGATCAACGACTACCGGGAGAAACACGGTCTTGATCTGGTTCCCATGAAGAACTACGACGACGAGCACGAGCACGCGCCCTGCGCGGTGTAG
- a CDS encoding DUF5058 family protein, which yields MEQSNYLETANSLWMWVAAGAAVLIVLIQAFLFAGKAYRTGLKIGLTRTQMGDAVKSSVITSIGPSCVILSALIALLVAIGGPMAWMRLSFIGSAMFEMMAAGFGAQATGVTMGSDPMTPVAFANAVWTMTLGSVGWIIFATLTADKMEKVQKKISGKGTALMGVISSAAILAAFGSFSGVHLIALNKNSVACVAGGVIMLLLSPLADRKKIKWLREWALFFALFGGTLVAALWPF from the coding sequence GTGGAGCAAAGTAACTACCTTGAAACAGCCAACAGTCTGTGGATGTGGGTTGCTGCGGGGGCAGCGGTACTGATCGTTCTGATTCAGGCTTTTCTGTTCGCCGGGAAGGCTTACCGGACGGGTCTGAAGATCGGGCTGACGCGAACGCAGATGGGAGACGCCGTCAAAAGCAGCGTCATTACGTCCATCGGGCCGTCCTGCGTCATTTTGAGCGCCCTGATCGCGCTTCTGGTCGCCATCGGCGGCCCCATGGCGTGGATGAGGCTGTCGTTCATCGGCTCGGCCATGTTCGAGATGATGGCCGCGGGTTTTGGAGCTCAGGCCACCGGGGTCACCATGGGCTCGGATCCCATGACGCCCGTCGCTTTTGCCAACGCGGTGTGGACGATGACGCTGGGGTCCGTCGGGTGGATCATCTTCGCCACTTTGACCGCGGACAAAATGGAAAAAGTTCAGAAAAAAATTTCGGGCAAGGGCACCGCGCTGATGGGCGTCATCTCCTCAGCCGCCATACTGGCCGCTTTTGGGTCCTTCAGCGGGGTCCATCTCATTGCCCTCAACAAAAATTCCGTTGCCTGCGTGGCCGGCGGCGTAATCATGCTGCTGCTGTCCCCCCTAGCCGACCGGAAAAAAATCAAATGGCTCAGAGAATGGGCTCTGTTTTTCGCCCTGTTCGGCGGAACGCTGGTCGCGGCTCTCTGGCCGTTTTAA
- a CDS encoding carbon starvation protein A: protein MLLAMFAIAVVVFVVAYNTYGKFMAGIYGLSNDNKTPAEAMYDGVDYCPAHPAVLLGHHFSSIAGAGPITGPITAANIFGWLPTYLWCVIGSAFLGGPHDMGGLVASMRHEGKSIGEVVDRWIGRKGKILFLLFTILTIILVVAVFLQLSANSFAADPAVAFSSVLYIFMAVIFGVLIYRMNFPLWLMTVIMVPIIIYACWFGNQNKVIYHMFSFSGNTALEFHRAPDGSAIDSAEKFEAAKATDEVLKDVGTFEEYTAAKKALNAKNMEAWRWVLVVYIILASILPVWLLLQPRDYLASYFLYFAVIIGSIGMVVGGSHFEVKLPAFKSFIGANGDYLWPMLFITVACGALSGFHALVGSGTTSKQIRKEKDAVLVGYGAMLIEGIVATIAIGTIMVSGSMLGDPMNTYATGFGRFAQIVGIDPIIGKSLGLLALNSFLLTSLDTATRLGRYLIQELFNMKIDRYSATGVVVVAAMGMLLMKTHNTAGAEIPVWSALWPMFGSANQLVGALVLLGVAVWVKRGLKKRNDWLMYPMWFMLLTTLAALGFMIKGNLVDAKVPNYLLGGLSIVLFLLALAMVQQAFSALKKDHTV, encoded by the coding sequence ATGTTATTAGCGATGTTTGCAATAGCGGTGGTTGTTTTTGTAGTGGCCTACAATACCTATGGGAAGTTCATGGCGGGTATCTACGGACTCAGCAACGATAACAAAACGCCGGCCGAGGCCATGTACGACGGTGTTGACTACTGTCCGGCGCATCCGGCGGTTCTGCTGGGACACCATTTCTCCTCCATAGCCGGCGCGGGGCCCATTACCGGTCCCATCACGGCGGCCAACATATTCGGATGGCTGCCCACCTATCTGTGGTGCGTCATCGGTTCGGCGTTTTTGGGCGGCCCCCACGATATGGGCGGTCTCGTTGCCTCCATGCGCCATGAAGGCAAGTCCATCGGAGAGGTGGTCGACCGGTGGATCGGGCGCAAGGGAAAGATTCTTTTCCTGTTGTTCACCATTCTTACGATTATTCTGGTCGTAGCCGTGTTCCTTCAGCTTTCGGCCAACTCCTTCGCGGCGGATCCCGCGGTGGCGTTTTCTTCCGTGCTCTACATTTTCATGGCAGTCATATTCGGCGTTCTGATTTACCGCATGAACTTCCCCCTGTGGCTGATGACCGTCATCATGGTTCCCATCATCATTTACGCCTGCTGGTTCGGCAACCAGAACAAGGTAATCTATCACATGTTCTCCTTCTCCGGCAATACGGCGCTGGAGTTCCACAGAGCGCCGGACGGTTCCGCCATCGACTCCGCGGAGAAGTTCGAGGCGGCTAAGGCCACCGACGAAGTCCTGAAGGACGTCGGGACCTTCGAAGAGTACACCGCCGCGAAAAAGGCCCTGAACGCCAAAAATATGGAAGCCTGGCGCTGGGTGCTGGTGGTCTATATCATTCTGGCCTCCATTCTGCCGGTGTGGCTGCTGCTTCAGCCACGGGACTATCTGGCCTCCTATTTCCTCTACTTTGCCGTCATCATCGGAAGCATCGGCATGGTCGTCGGAGGGAGCCACTTCGAGGTCAAACTGCCGGCCTTCAAGTCCTTTATCGGAGCCAACGGAGATTATCTGTGGCCCATGCTCTTCATCACCGTGGCCTGCGGCGCTCTTTCCGGATTCCACGCGCTGGTGGGCAGCGGAACGACCTCCAAGCAGATCCGCAAGGAAAAGGACGCCGTCCTGGTTGGCTATGGCGCCATGCTGATCGAAGGCATCGTGGCCACCATCGCCATTGGAACCATCATGGTTTCCGGTTCCATGCTGGGCGACCCCATGAACACCTACGCCACGGGCTTTGGTCGTTTCGCCCAGATCGTCGGAATCGATCCCATCATCGGCAAATCCCTGGGGCTGCTGGCCCTGAACAGCTTCCTTCTGACCTCCCTGGACACGGCGACCCGTCTGGGCCGTTACCTGATTCAGGAACTGTTCAACATGAAGATCGACCGCTACTCGGCAACGGGCGTGGTCGTGGTGGCCGCCATGGGAATGCTTCTCATGAAGACCCACAACACCGCCGGAGCCGAAATTCCCGTGTGGTCCGCGCTGTGGCCGATGTTCGGTTCGGCGAACCAGCTGGTTGGCGCCCTCGTCCTTCTGGGCGTGGCGGTGTGGGTGAAACGCGGCCTGAAAAAGCGCAACGACTGGCTGATGTACCCCATGTGGTTCATGCTTCTCACGACGCTGGCCGCTCTGGGCTTCATGATCAAGGGCAACCTGGTGGACGCGAAGGTCCCCAACTACCTCCTGGGCGGACTCTCCATCGTGCTGTTCCTTCTGGCGCTGGCGATGGTGCAGCAGGCCTTCTCGGCGCTCAAAAAGGACCATACCGTATAG
- a CDS encoding flavodoxin family protein: MGKNVVILSGSPRKNATTDRLVRAFVEGAESAGNSVSLFRTADLNIGGCLGCNHCFEDPGACVQRDDMIPILKKLKMADVLVLASPIYYFGLSAQLKVAIDRMYALLSEGMPVRRAALLITCGDVSSAAADSAVSMFRQISDYLKWEEAGVVIAPQLHDPNDIDGRPELKQAKELGKII; encoded by the coding sequence ATGGGGAAAAATGTGGTGATTCTTTCCGGTTCGCCCCGCAAAAACGCCACCACCGATCGACTGGTTCGGGCTTTCGTCGAAGGGGCGGAGTCGGCGGGCAACAGCGTGTCTCTTTTTCGTACGGCCGACCTGAACATAGGCGGCTGTCTGGGCTGCAACCACTGTTTCGAGGACCCGGGGGCCTGCGTGCAGCGCGACGACATGATCCCCATCCTCAAAAAGCTGAAGATGGCCGACGTCCTGGTCCTCGCCTCTCCAATCTACTATTTCGGCCTCTCCGCACAGCTGAAGGTCGCCATCGACCGCATGTATGCGCTGCTGAGCGAGGGAATGCCGGTCCGGCGCGCCGCCCTGCTGATCACATGCGGAGACGTCTCCAGCGCGGCCGCCGATTCCGCCGTTTCCATGTTCCGCCAGATTTCAGACTATCTGAAATGGGAAGAGGCCGGCGTCGTCATCGCGCCTCAGCTGCACGATCCCAACGACATCGACGGCCGCCCCGAACTGAAGCAGGCCAAAGAGCTGGGAAAGATCATATAA
- a CDS encoding DNA-3-methyladenine glycosylase I, whose protein sequence is MGEYRERCGWCGRDELYVRYHDEEWGVPVTEDRRLFEFLVLEGAQAGLSWLTILRRRENYRAAFAFFDPVKVAAFGPEDVEKLLQNAGIIRNRRKIESAINNARAFLRTAEEFGSFAAYLWAYVEGRPIVNHWEDLSQVPAVTPLAEKISKDMKQRGFSFFGPVVCYAHMQATGMVNDHLTGCFRHAELESRTPLMKSVQTEGIQTGSK, encoded by the coding sequence ATGGGAGAATACAGGGAGCGCTGCGGCTGGTGCGGAAGGGATGAGCTCTACGTCAGGTACCACGACGAAGAGTGGGGTGTCCCGGTGACAGAGGACCGGAGGCTTTTTGAATTTCTCGTTCTGGAAGGCGCACAGGCCGGGCTTTCCTGGCTGACGATATTGAGGCGGCGCGAGAATTACCGCGCCGCCTTCGCGTTTTTCGACCCCGTGAAGGTGGCGGCTTTCGGGCCGGAGGACGTGGAGAAGCTGCTGCAGAACGCCGGCATTATCCGCAACCGGCGCAAAATCGAATCCGCGATCAACAATGCCCGCGCGTTTTTGCGCACGGCGGAGGAATTTGGCTCCTTCGCCGCTTATCTGTGGGCGTACGTGGAGGGACGGCCCATCGTCAACCACTGGGAGGACCTCTCGCAGGTTCCGGCCGTCACGCCTCTTGCCGAAAAAATCAGCAAAGACATGAAACAGAGGGGATTTTCATTTTTCGGTCCCGTCGTCTGTTACGCCCACATGCAGGCCACCGGTATGGTCAATGACCATTTGACGGGCTGCTTTCGCCATGCCGAGCTGGAGAGCCGGACGCCTCTGATGAAAAGCGTACAGACGGAAGGCATACAAACGGGAAGCAAATGA
- a CDS encoding response regulator transcription factor: MAGTKTESSSSSSPALRVLLADDHPMTRAGLAAWLEREEGIELVGQATDGEGAWRGIMNLKPDVAMLDIEMPNGNGIDVTRRVLKEGSPTRVLILTAYNAQQYVMAAVRAGAGGFLLKTTPFDQLRRAIFDVAKGIFYLDPAVSLRESLKDPEELSAREKEVLLLAGQGMPAHEVAARLAITERTVQAHLASVYGKLGARNKTEAILIALKKGIVLLDDLKLETQ; encoded by the coding sequence ATGGCCGGAACGAAAACGGAATCTTCCTCCTCTTCCTCTCCCGCTCTTCGCGTTCTTCTGGCGGACGACCATCCCATGACCCGGGCGGGGCTCGCGGCCTGGCTGGAACGGGAGGAGGGCATCGAGCTGGTGGGTCAGGCCACGGACGGAGAGGGGGCCTGGCGCGGCATCATGAACCTGAAGCCCGACGTGGCCATGCTGGACATCGAAATGCCAAACGGCAACGGCATCGACGTCACCCGTCGGGTTTTAAAGGAGGGGTCTCCCACCCGTGTTCTGATTCTGACGGCCTACAACGCCCAGCAGTACGTTATGGCCGCCGTTCGGGCCGGAGCGGGAGGTTTCCTGCTCAAAACGACCCCCTTCGACCAGCTGCGCCGGGCGATATTCGACGTGGCGAAGGGCATTTTCTACCTCGACCCCGCCGTGTCCCTGCGAGAGAGCCTCAAGGACCCGGAGGAGCTTTCGGCGCGTGAGAAGGAAGTTCTGCTCCTGGCCGGACAGGGGATGCCGGCCCACGAGGTGGCGGCCCGTCTCGCCATCACCGAACGAACCGTGCAGGCCCACCTGGCCTCCGTTTACGGCAAGCTCGGAGCCCGCAACAAAACGGAAGCCATCCTGATCGCGCTGAAAAAGGGCATTGTTCTGCTGGACGATCTCAAGCTGGAAACACAATGA
- a CDS encoding secondary thiamine-phosphate synthase enzyme YjbQ has protein sequence MKSYRKELHFHTKTRREYVNITSKVEAALSESGVREGLCLVNAMHITASVFINDNESGLHQDFERWLEKIAPEKPYDQYSHNGFEDNADAHLKRTVMGREVVVAVTNGKLDFGPWEQIFYGEFDGMRDKRVLVKIIGE, from the coding sequence ATGAAATCTTATCGAAAAGAGCTGCATTTTCACACCAAAACCCGCAGAGAGTACGTCAACATCACCTCCAAAGTGGAGGCGGCGCTGAGTGAAAGCGGAGTTCGCGAGGGGCTGTGCCTCGTCAACGCGATGCACATTACGGCCAGCGTTTTCATCAACGACAACGAGAGCGGCCTTCATCAGGATTTCGAACGCTGGCTGGAAAAAATCGCTCCGGAAAAACCTTACGACCAGTACAGCCACAACGGCTTCGAGGATAACGCCGACGCGCATCTGAAGCGCACGGTTATGGGACGGGAGGTCGTCGTAGCCGTCACGAACGGGAAACTCGACTTCGGCCCCTGGGAGCAGATCTTCTACGGTGAATTTGATGGAATGCGGGACAAACGGGTTCTCGTGAAAATTATCGGGGAATGA
- the nifS gene encoding cysteine desulfurase NifS, whose translation MQRVYLDHAATTPMDPEVLAVMTPYFTEFYGNPSSVYSLAAKSRAAIEKARGQVAAALNALPEEIFFTGSGTEADNWALKGVLEKQRSKGNHIITTQIEHHAILHTGEYLEKLEGGTVTYLPVDEEGFIRLEDLKAAITDKTILVSVMFANNEIGTIQPIRAIGELCRERKILFHTDAVQAAAQVDIDVNALFIDLMSMSAHKMYGPKGTGALYMRKGLRLENFVHGGGQEKGKRASTENVAGIVGMGFAMEKMKASLPQEKQRLTGLRDRLIEGVLKAIPHARLNGARGDSRLPNNTNFSFIGIEGETLLLDMDAKGICGSTGSACTSGSLDPSHVLMALGLPHELAHGSLRLSLGHSTTDEQVDYVLEVLPKIVAHRREMSPLWEDYLKKIGEKK comes from the coding sequence ATGCAAAGAGTGTATCTCGACCACGCGGCGACGACGCCGATGGATCCGGAGGTTCTGGCGGTGATGACGCCTTATTTTACGGAGTTTTATGGAAATCCGTCCTCCGTTTATTCTCTGGCTGCCAAAAGCCGCGCGGCGATAGAAAAAGCCCGCGGACAGGTCGCCGCAGCTCTGAACGCCCTGCCGGAGGAGATTTTCTTCACCGGCAGCGGGACGGAGGCCGACAACTGGGCGCTTAAAGGGGTGCTGGAGAAACAGCGCTCCAAAGGCAATCACATCATCACCACGCAAATCGAACATCACGCCATTCTGCATACGGGGGAGTATCTGGAAAAGCTGGAGGGCGGAACCGTCACTTACCTGCCGGTGGATGAAGAGGGGTTCATCCGCCTGGAGGATCTGAAGGCCGCCATTACGGATAAAACGATTCTGGTCTCCGTCATGTTTGCCAACAACGAGATTGGAACGATACAGCCCATCAGGGCCATTGGGGAACTTTGCCGGGAGCGGAAAATTCTCTTTCACACGGACGCCGTTCAGGCCGCGGCTCAGGTGGATATTGACGTGAACGCGCTTTTCATCGATCTGATGTCCATGTCCGCCCATAAGATGTACGGCCCCAAGGGAACGGGGGCGCTTTATATGCGCAAGGGCCTGCGGCTGGAGAATTTCGTCCACGGAGGCGGGCAGGAGAAGGGCAAGCGCGCCAGCACGGAAAACGTGGCGGGCATCGTGGGCATGGGGTTTGCCATGGAGAAGATGAAAGCCAGTCTGCCTCAGGAAAAACAGCGACTGACCGGCCTGCGGGATCGGCTCATTGAGGGCGTTCTGAAGGCCATTCCCCACGCGAGGCTCAACGGCGCCCGGGGAGACAGTCGTCTGCCGAACAACACAAACTTCAGTTTTATCGGAATAGAGGGAGAAACCCTTCTTCTGGACATGGACGCCAAAGGCATCTGCGGTTCCACGGGCAGCGCCTGCACATCGGGCTCTCTGGACCCTTCCCACGTTTTGATGGCCCTCGGCCTTCCCCACGAACTGGCCCACGGATCTCTGCGTCTGTCCCTGGGGCACTCCACCACCGACGAACAGGTGGATTACGTCCTGGAGGTCCTGCCGAAAATCGTGGCCCATCGGCGTGAAATGTCCCCTCTGTGGGAAGATTATCTGAAAAAAATCGGCGAGAAGAAGTAA
- a CDS encoding amidohydrolase: MQNTDKQMILTWIEENKKSFEELALNIWKNPEIAHKEYEAVKLQKEFLEKQGFCITQKDGLPTAFMAEWRSEVPGGPVIGLLGEYDALGGLSQSVSAQVSPVTNGGPGHGCGHNLLGVGSLLAACAAKAIFVAQGLAGTIRYYGCPAEEVLTGKGAMAKLGYFDGTDVSLAWHPGDHSSVTNAIFTALGSAKFHFKGRASHAGASPEGGRSALDAVELMNVGANYVREHMVDQDRLHYVITSGGVAPNVVPADAEVWYYARAPHDEELVSLWKRLVKVAKGAAMMTETEVTWEILGGCYNTLPNQRLNRALEENLISFAGKADFDEEDLKFGQEIQATLDPRLVDTALTKTPLPEDEKVLNASPLPCFDHGTFIMGSTDVGDVAHIMPTSMMWCATWPLGVPNHTWQATACAGSSIGLKGMKLAAKALAGCIYDLARDPSLLAEAREEFTRKRKGMPWQPVEDLLDKSAQ, from the coding sequence GTGCAGAACACAGACAAACAGATGATCCTGACGTGGATCGAAGAAAATAAAAAATCTTTCGAAGAACTGGCTCTCAACATCTGGAAAAATCCGGAAATCGCCCATAAAGAATATGAGGCCGTAAAACTCCAGAAAGAATTTCTGGAAAAACAGGGATTTTGCATTACACAAAAAGACGGTTTGCCCACGGCCTTCATGGCGGAATGGCGCTCGGAAGTTCCCGGAGGGCCGGTTATAGGACTGCTTGGGGAATACGACGCTCTGGGCGGACTTTCCCAGTCCGTGTCCGCGCAGGTCTCTCCTGTGACGAATGGAGGTCCGGGGCACGGCTGCGGTCACAACCTGCTGGGAGTCGGCTCTCTTTTGGCCGCCTGCGCCGCAAAAGCGATTTTCGTCGCTCAGGGACTGGCAGGAACGATCCGGTACTACGGCTGCCCGGCGGAGGAGGTCCTGACCGGCAAGGGGGCGATGGCGAAGCTGGGTTATTTCGACGGAACCGACGTTTCTCTCGCCTGGCATCCCGGGGACCACAGCTCCGTGACAAACGCCATTTTTACGGCGCTGGGCTCCGCGAAATTTCACTTCAAAGGACGGGCGTCCCACGCCGGAGCCTCTCCCGAGGGAGGGCGCAGCGCGCTGGACGCGGTGGAGCTGATGAACGTGGGGGCCAACTACGTCCGGGAACATATGGTGGACCAGGACAGACTGCACTACGTGATCACCAGCGGCGGCGTCGCTCCCAACGTGGTTCCGGCGGACGCCGAGGTCTGGTACTATGCCCGCGCTCCCCACGACGAGGAGCTGGTTTCCCTCTGGAAACGCCTCGTCAAAGTCGCCAAAGGCGCGGCGATGATGACAGAAACGGAAGTGACCTGGGAAATTCTGGGCGGCTGCTATAACACGCTTCCCAATCAAAGGCTGAACCGCGCCCTCGAAGAAAATCTGATTTCTTTTGCCGGAAAAGCGGATTTCGACGAGGAAGATCTGAAGTTCGGCCAGGAGATACAGGCAACTCTGGACCCGCGCCTGGTGGACACCGCTCTGACCAAAACTCCCCTGCCTGAGGATGAAAAGGTGCTGAACGCCTCTCCCCTGCCCTGCTTCGACCATGGAACCTTCATCATGGGGTCCACGGACGTGGGAGACGTGGCGCATATCATGCCCACTTCCATGATGTGGTGCGCTACATGGCCGCTGGGCGTTCCCAACCACACCTGGCAGGCCACGGCCTGCGCCGGAAGTTCCATCGGGCTCAAGGGAATGAAGCTGGCGGCCAAAGCCCTGGCCGGATGCATTTATGACCTGGCCCGGGATCCTTCTCTTCTCGCCGAGGCCCGGGAGGAGTTTACCCGAAAACGCAAAGGTATGCCCTGGCAGCCCGTCGAAGACCTGTTGGACAAATCCGCCCAATAA